In the Pseudomonas sp. ADAK2 genome, one interval contains:
- a CDS encoding ShlB/FhaC/HecB family hemolysin secretion/activation protein, whose translation MRVMASLLCLTVSSFALADTLPSFLNSNETIRNLPVPNLPADAYRPTAAPLQVPEPGATAAQPLMMGTKVTIKNVQIEGGTIYPLNELAALYQPLLGHETSLAELIEATRNITRRYQQDGYLLSYAFLPQQDFSQGVARVVLVEGYIKGYQVQGDLGRVQSLLDKLVAKLQAERPLTRKTFERYTTLMSRIPGVTLQAQVPPPGTTDGAAYLAVQASRKPFTSSLSATENSRNGTQALLGVSSNSQTAMGEQVSLSGLFPPGDDKEHYYRLDYSQFLNAEGTQLSLSASRYRADPGTNVLLDNGLQLKPHRENDRYSIGFSHPLIASPNEQLSAGARLYAVNDKTRYDVVDDPRSVEVRTDIRALAFESDWRQADTRQLRILSGGVYQGIDGMGAKTSADVDLDFLRLRLSGVQSDKFFDNWQGVLSAALYWSDDTLPDSERAVFGGQNFGRGYPDDQASGDKGWGVAYEVNYSFNRDGNWLRVLQPYVVLDRSKTWFNQLPVQGNNLSSAAVGLRFGDAKYYNVALEAAKPMSDEALDTFNRRPRYSVSFSYQL comes from the coding sequence ATGCGCGTTATGGCTTCCCTGCTGTGCCTGACCGTCAGTTCTTTCGCTCTCGCCGATACCCTTCCGAGCTTCCTCAACAGTAACGAAACCATCCGCAATCTCCCCGTACCGAACCTGCCCGCCGACGCCTACCGCCCGACAGCCGCACCATTGCAAGTACCGGAACCCGGCGCCACGGCCGCGCAACCGTTGATGATGGGCACTAAAGTGACGATCAAAAATGTGCAGATCGAAGGTGGGACGATTTACCCGCTCAACGAATTGGCGGCGCTGTATCAACCGTTGCTCGGCCACGAAACCAGCCTCGCCGAGTTGATCGAAGCCACCCGCAATATCACCCGCCGTTACCAACAGGACGGTTACTTGTTGTCCTACGCCTTCCTGCCGCAACAGGATTTCAGCCAGGGCGTGGCACGGGTGGTGCTGGTGGAGGGTTACATCAAGGGCTACCAGGTGCAGGGCGACCTCGGCCGGGTACAAAGCCTGCTGGACAAACTGGTGGCCAAGCTCCAGGCCGAACGACCGCTGACGCGCAAGACTTTCGAACGCTACACCACCTTGATGAGCCGCATTCCCGGCGTGACCTTGCAGGCGCAAGTGCCGCCGCCGGGCACCACCGATGGCGCGGCGTACCTGGCGGTGCAGGCCAGTCGCAAACCGTTCACCAGCAGCTTGAGCGCCACCGAAAACAGTCGCAATGGCACCCAGGCCTTGCTCGGGGTCAGTAGCAATTCCCAGACCGCGATGGGCGAACAAGTGAGCCTCAGCGGGCTGTTCCCGCCGGGGGACGATAAAGAACATTACTACCGTCTGGACTACAGCCAGTTCCTCAACGCTGAAGGCACGCAACTGAGTCTGTCGGCCTCACGCTACCGCGCCGATCCGGGCACCAACGTGCTGCTCGACAATGGCCTGCAACTCAAGCCGCACCGGGAAAACGATCGCTACTCCATCGGTTTCAGCCACCCGCTGATCGCCTCGCCCAATGAACAACTGAGCGCCGGCGCGCGGCTGTATGCGGTCAACGACAAAACCCGCTACGACGTGGTCGACGACCCGCGCAGCGTCGAAGTGCGCACCGACATCCGTGCCCTCGCCTTCGAGAGCGACTGGCGCCAGGCCGACACCCGGCAACTGCGGATTCTCAGTGGCGGTGTGTACCAGGGCATCGATGGCATGGGGGCGAAAACCAGTGCCGATGTCGACCTCGATTTCCTGCGCCTGCGCTTATCGGGGGTGCAGAGCGACAAGTTCTTCGACAACTGGCAAGGCGTGCTCTCGGCTGCGCTGTACTGGAGCGACGACACCCTGCCCGACAGTGAACGCGCGGTGTTTGGCGGACAGAATTTCGGCCGCGGCTACCCCGACGACCAAGCGTCCGGTGACAAGGGTTGGGGCGTGGCGTACGAAGTGAACTACAGCTTCAACCGCGATGGAAACTGGCTGCGGGTGCTGCAACCCTATGTGGTGCTGGACCGCTCGAAAACCTGGTTCAACCAGTTGCCGGTGCAGGGCAACAACTTGTCTTCGGCGGCGGTGGGGCTGCGGTTTGGTGATGCGAAGTACTACAACGTCGCGCTGGAAGCGGCCAAGCCGATGTCGGATGAGGCGCTGGATACGTTCAACCGGCGACCGCGCTATAGCGTGAGTTTCAGCTATCAGTTGTAG
- a CDS encoding autotransporter family protein has product MNTSCLRRSLLALSVATAAFQTSAVEAADLNYDLSNGSYSGTGQTWRAATLTGSINLVTASPGLVDAVNFQALTLQENLTNKGSILIDGLEFARGISIGNGSGATVIGGSLINDGSIKINGLATSGSLMGIDASGITLTNSLVNSGEITVNGMRPIGVLLSHTTLTGINNTGSISANGEGAMAVDLDRATLSNTVFNEGSIRATGLDAEALAFEGVVLAPGNRYAAWNRGTISGEAYGIHVSLPVAGQGAFNFYQDGGLIEGGTAAIQVDGGDSYFYWNGGNVKGDLLGLSGVLIDGDVNFDGSTIRSGYVTVESGKLTLMQPHTTIIGDFDMEGSDSVLEMYLGNDTNPALPVLKVTGDTDIAPGGQLKLLARSSDFRINAGGTRYTLISSGSLTGGENLSVTSSSALLDVKSFGVEGNDIKALVTTKSEAVVAQNILSAGGTRNAVGAIGRFSTAVMPLLDEQDPVFQAFANAGTDAELAQLSEKLSPDVSRGVLHATTNSQTLMTNAIHDRSSRARTGTGSTDKGVWLQALSSDANQDERHGVAGYDADSHGIAVGADGQLNADTVVGLAYSYLKSDVKSDLGSKTDITGHALTLYGNWTHDNWFVDSSLMYGWNDNESKRYIAGTRAKGDYDSDIFGVSALAGYTFRLQPNLVLEPQVGARYANVGMDAYREKGSSASLNVGSQRYEVGEMGVGARLAAAFDVGTGSLEPEAKVMAWHDFIGDKTATTSAFALGGDSFTTRGTTPVRDSYEVGLGANYVMGAWSVGGSYNYVTSTDFNADSFTAKVRYAF; this is encoded by the coding sequence TTGAATACCTCTTGCCTGCGCCGCTCGTTGTTGGCGTTGTCCGTGGCGACCGCCGCGTTTCAGACCTCTGCCGTTGAAGCGGCGGACCTCAATTACGATTTGAGCAATGGTTCGTACTCCGGCACTGGACAGACGTGGCGAGCCGCCACGTTGACCGGGAGTATCAACTTAGTAACCGCATCGCCTGGATTGGTTGATGCGGTGAACTTCCAGGCGCTGACCCTCCAGGAAAACCTGACCAACAAAGGCTCGATCCTCATTGACGGTCTGGAGTTCGCCCGCGGCATCTCGATCGGCAATGGCAGTGGTGCGACGGTGATCGGCGGCTCCCTGATCAATGACGGCTCGATCAAGATCAATGGCCTTGCCACTAGCGGGTCCTTGATGGGTATCGACGCCAGCGGCATCACGCTGACGAATTCGTTGGTCAATAGCGGCGAAATTACGGTCAATGGCATGCGCCCGATAGGGGTGCTGCTGTCCCACACCACGCTGACGGGGATCAACAACACCGGTTCGATCAGCGCCAATGGTGAAGGCGCGATGGCGGTGGATCTGGACCGCGCGACGCTGAGCAACACCGTCTTTAACGAGGGCAGCATCCGCGCCACCGGCCTCGACGCCGAGGCGCTGGCATTTGAAGGTGTGGTGCTCGCGCCCGGCAACCGGTATGCGGCCTGGAACCGCGGCACGATCTCGGGTGAGGCTTACGGCATCCATGTCAGCCTGCCCGTCGCGGGCCAGGGCGCCTTCAATTTTTATCAGGACGGCGGCCTCATCGAGGGCGGTACGGCCGCGATCCAGGTTGACGGTGGCGACAGCTATTTCTACTGGAATGGCGGCAACGTCAAAGGTGATCTGCTGGGCCTTTCGGGGGTGCTCATCGACGGCGACGTGAACTTCGATGGTTCAACCATCCGCTCGGGGTACGTCACGGTCGAGAGCGGCAAGCTGACGCTGATGCAACCGCACACCACGATCATCGGCGACTTCGACATGGAAGGGTCCGACTCGGTGCTGGAAATGTACCTGGGCAACGACACCAACCCCGCGTTGCCGGTGTTGAAGGTCACCGGCGACACGGATATCGCACCGGGTGGGCAACTGAAGTTGCTGGCGCGCTCCAGCGACTTCCGCATCAACGCGGGCGGCACTCGCTACACCTTGATCAGTTCCGGCTCATTGACCGGCGGTGAGAACCTGAGCGTGACTTCGTCCTCGGCCTTGCTGGATGTCAAAAGCTTTGGCGTGGAAGGCAACGACATCAAGGCCCTGGTGACGACCAAATCCGAAGCCGTGGTTGCACAAAATATCCTCAGCGCCGGCGGTACGCGCAACGCGGTTGGGGCCATTGGGCGTTTCTCGACGGCCGTCATGCCGTTGCTCGACGAGCAGGACCCGGTGTTCCAGGCCTTCGCCAACGCGGGCACTGACGCCGAGCTGGCGCAACTGTCGGAAAAACTCAGCCCGGACGTCAGCCGTGGCGTGTTGCATGCAACCACCAACAGCCAGACGCTGATGACCAATGCCATCCACGACCGCTCCAGCCGCGCCCGTACCGGCACCGGTTCGACGGACAAAGGTGTGTGGTTGCAAGCGCTGAGCAGCGATGCCAATCAGGACGAGCGCCATGGCGTGGCGGGTTATGACGCCGACAGCCACGGGATTGCGGTCGGTGCTGACGGTCAGTTGAATGCCGACACCGTCGTCGGCCTGGCCTACAGCTACCTCAAGAGCGATGTGAAATCCGATCTGGGCAGCAAGACCGATATCACCGGACATGCGTTGACCCTGTATGGCAACTGGACCCATGACAATTGGTTCGTGGATTCGTCGTTGATGTATGGCTGGAACGATAACGAATCGAAACGCTACATCGCCGGCACCCGGGCCAAGGGCGATTACGACAGCGATATCTTCGGTGTCAGCGCATTGGCCGGTTACACCTTCCGCTTGCAACCGAACCTGGTACTCGAACCTCAGGTGGGCGCGCGTTACGCCAACGTCGGCATGGATGCGTACCGCGAGAAGGGCAGTTCGGCGTCGCTGAACGTCGGCAGCCAGCGCTATGAAGTGGGCGAAATGGGCGTGGGCGCACGCCTGGCCGCAGCGTTCGATGTCGGCACCGGCAGCCTTGAACCTGAAGCCAAGGTCATGGCGTGGCACGACTTTATCGGTGACAAGACCGCGACCACGTCGGCCTTTGCACTGGGCGGCGATTCGTTCACTACGCGCGGTACGACGCCGGTGCGCGACAGTTACGAAGTGGGCCTGGGCGCCAACTATGTGATGGGCGCCTGGAGTGTCGGTGGGTCTTACAACTACGTGACCAGCACCGATTTCAACGCCGATTCCTTTACGGCGAAGGTGCGTTACGCGTTCTGA
- a CDS encoding response regulator, producing MNASQKRQQLLLVDDEEDALLELAELLEGEGFSCFTATSVKLALHHLTRNPDIALVITDLRMPEESGMSLIKRLREHTSRQHLPVIVTSGHADMEDVSDMLRLQVLDLFRKPIYHVRLLETLNNLFPLPATHLVNP from the coding sequence ATGAACGCTTCTCAAAAACGCCAACAGTTGCTGCTGGTTGATGACGAAGAGGACGCGTTGCTGGAGCTGGCGGAATTGCTCGAGGGCGAGGGTTTCAGTTGCTTTACAGCCACCTCGGTCAAGCTCGCCCTGCATCATCTGACCCGCAACCCTGACATCGCCCTGGTGATCACTGACCTGCGCATGCCGGAGGAGAGCGGCATGTCGCTGATCAAGCGTTTGCGTGAACACACCTCACGCCAGCACTTGCCGGTGATCGTGACGTCCGGGCATGCGGACATGGAGGATGTCAGCGACATGCTGCGCCTGCAGGTGCTCGACCTGTTTCGCAAGCCGATCTATCACGTACGGTTGCTGGAAACCTTGAACAATCTGTTTCCGCTGCCGGCGACTCACCTGGTTAATCCTTGA
- a CDS encoding Flp family type IVb pilin, translating to MSFKATAQKIKSELSFYVNLVKDTEGASGIEYAIIAGMVAVALAAFVTPIKTAVTTMFTTISGAL from the coding sequence ATGTCCTTCAAAGCAACCGCTCAGAAGATCAAGTCCGAACTTTCGTTCTACGTAAATCTGGTCAAGGACACCGAAGGGGCTTCGGGTATCGAGTACGCGATCATTGCCGGTATGGTGGCGGTGGCCTTGGCGGCTTTCGTTACACCGATCAAAACGGCGGTGACCACCATGTTCACCACCATTTCGGGTGCGCTCTGA
- the cpaB gene encoding Flp pilus assembly protein CpaB, protein MNSRVTLGLAGLFLVGALIAGYWGLVLGRQPDPEPVAPPNVVTVSAPAVAAAPEEDPTRQPVVVLLRDVAPFVQITAADVALEKLRNAPAGSLSRLDQAIGRAPWRALSAGSWLNDESFESGGALARMIRPDERALAVAVDEVINAGGQLSPGDYVDVLLFLRSDVNNPQQSAQVVVPALRVLGIGEQLGLTNDGQPARPGLSNDDKLKQDQLRASARSVLLAVPEPLLSRLMLAAQAGVLRLAVRSAEEKRLAHYWAGESASSTNLASANRDLIQFNQLAMTPTPKPLATASRAVPRTPSVEVIRGNEITQQTP, encoded by the coding sequence ATGAACAGTCGCGTTACCTTGGGCCTGGCCGGATTATTTCTGGTAGGCGCCCTCATTGCCGGTTACTGGGGCCTGGTGCTGGGCCGTCAGCCGGACCCGGAGCCTGTCGCGCCGCCCAACGTCGTGACGGTCAGCGCACCGGCCGTGGCCGCCGCGCCCGAGGAAGACCCTACCCGCCAACCGGTGGTGGTGTTGCTGCGCGATGTCGCACCGTTTGTGCAAATCACCGCGGCCGACGTCGCCCTGGAAAAACTGCGTAACGCGCCGGCCGGCAGTTTGAGCCGTCTCGATCAGGCGATCGGTCGTGCGCCCTGGCGTGCCTTGAGTGCCGGGAGTTGGCTTAACGATGAGAGTTTCGAAAGCGGTGGCGCACTGGCACGGATGATCCGCCCCGACGAGCGCGCCCTCGCGGTGGCCGTGGATGAAGTGATCAATGCCGGCGGCCAGTTGAGCCCCGGTGACTATGTCGACGTGCTGCTGTTTCTGCGCTCGGACGTGAATAACCCACAGCAATCGGCCCAGGTCGTAGTGCCGGCGCTGCGGGTGCTCGGGATCGGTGAACAATTAGGCCTGACCAACGACGGCCAACCCGCCAGACCCGGGCTCAGCAACGACGACAAACTGAAGCAGGATCAACTGCGCGCCAGCGCCCGTTCGGTGCTGCTCGCGGTGCCCGAACCGTTGCTGAGTCGCCTGATGCTCGCCGCCCAGGCCGGGGTCTTGCGCCTGGCAGTACGCAGCGCCGAAGAGAAACGCCTGGCCCATTACTGGGCCGGTGAAAGCGCTTCATCAACCAACCTGGCCAGCGCCAATCGCGACTTGATTCAGTTCAACCAACTGGCCATGACGCCGACACCAAAACCGCTCGCCACCGCCAGTCGCGCCGTACCGCGCACACCGAGTGTGGAAGTGATTCGCGGCAATGAAATCACCCAACAAACCCCCTGA
- a CDS encoding type II and III secretion system protein family protein, giving the protein MRRRSMPMFQGLLWASLLSGLPLTAAVAAVGNCAALGPLPAVLEVGEGLQQELQSAVAITRVAVGDPKIADVRVNGNQAFLVTGMAPGATSLMVWTACASAPRQSMVFVQGKATAAMTSATRLPSDDPLLPSQVQTDIRFVEVSRTKLKEAGTSIYGKNSNFLFGSPGTVPNTAVTPRVLPLRNLDPRIAVPSIPLANDMFNIVAGGGNFLAIINAMEGSGFAYTLARPSLVAISGQSASFLAGGEIPIPVPSANSNSYSIEYKEFGIRLTLTPTVVSRDRIALKVAPEVSELDYNNGVTIGGTTVPAFTIRRTDTSISLADGESFVISGLISTQNSSQVEKFPGLGDIPVIGAFFRNSSIKREERELLMIVTPHLVQPLAANAQLPSLPGEKLRNYDPNWYRLYFLENGNFDKRSGLSQ; this is encoded by the coding sequence ATGCGCAGACGTTCCATGCCCATGTTCCAAGGCCTGCTGTGGGCCTCCTTGCTCAGCGGCCTGCCACTGACTGCCGCCGTGGCGGCCGTCGGCAATTGCGCCGCACTGGGCCCGTTGCCGGCGGTGCTGGAAGTTGGTGAAGGGTTGCAACAAGAACTGCAATCGGCGGTGGCGATCACTCGGGTGGCGGTGGGCGATCCGAAAATCGCCGATGTGCGGGTCAACGGCAATCAGGCGTTCCTGGTCACCGGCATGGCCCCCGGCGCTACCAGCCTGATGGTCTGGACAGCCTGCGCCAGCGCACCGCGCCAGAGCATGGTATTCGTGCAAGGCAAGGCCACGGCGGCCATGACCAGCGCCACCCGTTTGCCGTCCGATGACCCGTTGCTGCCGTCGCAAGTGCAGACCGATATTCGCTTCGTCGAAGTCAGCCGCACCAAACTGAAAGAAGCCGGCACCTCGATCTACGGCAAGAACTCCAACTTCCTGTTCGGCTCGCCGGGCACGGTGCCCAACACCGCCGTCACCCCTCGCGTGTTGCCGCTGCGCAACCTCGACCCGCGCATCGCCGTGCCGAGCATTCCCCTGGCCAACGACATGTTCAACATCGTCGCTGGCGGCGGTAATTTCCTCGCCATCATCAATGCCATGGAAGGCAGCGGCTTTGCCTACACCCTGGCGCGGCCGAGCCTGGTGGCGATCAGCGGCCAGAGCGCAAGTTTTCTCGCCGGCGGTGAAATCCCGATCCCGGTGCCCAGCGCCAACAGCAACAGCTACTCCATCGAGTACAAGGAATTCGGCATTCGCCTGACCCTGACGCCGACCGTGGTCAGCCGCGATCGCATCGCCCTCAAAGTGGCGCCAGAGGTCAGTGAACTGGACTACAACAACGGCGTGACCATCGGCGGCACCACCGTGCCGGCGTTCACCATTCGCCGCACCGACACCAGCATTTCCCTGGCCGATGGCGAGAGCTTCGTTATCAGCGGCTTGATCAGCACCCAGAACTCGTCACAGGTCGAAAAATTTCCCGGCCTGGGCGACATCCCGGTGATCGGCGCGTTTTTTCGCAACTCGTCGATCAAACGCGAAGAGCGCGAACTGCTGATGATCGTCACCCCGCACCTGGTGCAGCCATTGGCGGCCAACGCGCAATTGCCGTCGCTGCCCGGGGAAAAACTGCGCAACTACGACCCCAACTGGTATCGCCTGTACTTCCTCGAAAACGGCAATTTCGATAAACGCAGCGGGTTATCGCAATGA
- a CDS encoding AAA family ATPase: protein MSQNLNQTFLAITRNSTDLEWLQGALAPLGQVVSAGGGSLDELLALVDVTFASLVFVGLDREHVVAQSALIEGALEAKPMLAVVALGDGMDNQLVLNAMRAGARDFVAYGSRSSEVAGLVRRLSKRLPPVAPNTQLGGLTVLYGVQSNADGALLANHMAQVVQKSGQQTLLLDLGLPRGDSLALLGLESSFHFGDALRHLRRLDATLIDSAFTSAEAGLRILAYASSDEPLEHTSAAELYMLLSALRQHFQHIVVNLTGQPDSEALRTFVSHCDKLLWYTDQNVLDCRRNLAVLNLWREKGMKLDHARLLVDRYLRSVAPDAETLGKSFGLEVIAVLAYSPEVRLNAKNQGVTLFQFAPREVLTQSLRTLGERLAKRSEGLAKPKAGWFNRLRGTP from the coding sequence ATGAGCCAGAACCTGAACCAGACCTTCCTCGCCATCACCCGCAACAGCACCGACCTTGAGTGGCTGCAAGGCGCGCTCGCACCGCTGGGGCAAGTGGTCAGCGCCGGTGGCGGCAGTCTTGACGAGTTGCTGGCGCTGGTCGACGTGACCTTCGCCAGCCTGGTGTTCGTGGGCCTGGACCGTGAACACGTGGTGGCCCAGAGCGCGTTGATCGAAGGCGCACTGGAAGCCAAACCGATGCTGGCGGTGGTCGCGTTGGGCGACGGCATGGACAACCAATTGGTGCTCAACGCCATGCGTGCCGGGGCGCGGGATTTCGTCGCTTATGGCTCGCGTTCCAGTGAGGTCGCCGGGCTGGTGCGACGCTTGAGCAAACGCCTGCCGCCGGTGGCACCCAACACGCAACTCGGTGGCCTGACAGTGCTGTATGGCGTGCAAAGCAACGCTGACGGCGCGCTGCTGGCCAATCACATGGCGCAAGTGGTGCAGAAGAGCGGGCAGCAAACCCTGCTGCTGGACCTGGGCCTGCCCCGCGGCGACAGCCTGGCCTTGCTCGGCCTTGAGAGTTCATTCCACTTCGGCGACGCGTTGCGGCATTTGCGGCGCCTCGACGCGACGCTGATCGACAGCGCCTTCACCAGTGCCGAGGCCGGGCTGCGCATCCTCGCTTACGCCAGCAGCGACGAGCCGCTGGAACACACCAGCGCCGCCGAGTTGTACATGCTGCTCAGCGCCTTGCGCCAACACTTCCAGCACATTGTGGTGAACCTCACCGGCCAGCCGGACAGCGAAGCGTTGCGCACCTTTGTCAGCCACTGCGACAAATTGCTGTGGTACACCGATCAGAACGTGCTCGACTGCCGGCGCAACCTGGCAGTGCTCAATCTGTGGCGCGAAAAAGGCATGAAACTCGATCACGCACGGCTGCTGGTGGACCGCTATTTGCGCAGCGTCGCCCCGGACGCCGAGACCCTGGGCAAGAGCTTCGGCCTTGAGGTCATTGCCGTCCTCGCCTACAGCCCCGAAGTGCGGCTCAACGCTAAGAACCAGGGCGTGACGCTGTTCCAGTTTGCCCCCCGCGAAGTCCTCACCCAGAGCCTGCGCACCCTCGGCGAACGGCTGGCAAAACGTTCCGAAGGCCTGGCCAAACCCAAGGCCGGCTGGTTCAACCGCCTGAGGGGTACACCATGA
- a CDS encoding CpaF family protein, producing the protein MSGEKLFGAPQRGPVGNSDHEGLKLVLHRYIIDAIEESGKNLLEGSRPVLSQFVTDKVAEYIARLHLAISRYEMERLAEEIVDELTGFGPLEVLLRDPAVTEILVNGPHRVFIEREGVLHQSDLRFIDAHHVERVMQRILAPLGRRLDESSPMVDARLPDGSRVNAIIPPIALDGPCLSIRKFRKDMLKSNDLMAMQTIDQAIFDFFQDAVGKRCNILISGGTGTGKTTLLNILSQLINPHERLVTIEDVAELQLGHPHVVRLETRPPNAEGHGEVKSSDLIRNALRMRPDRIILGEIRGVEVLDVLTAMNTGHDGSMSTVHANNAQDALLRLETLVGLTGRTIAERTLRQMICAALDVVIQLTRLPDGRRCVSEVVEVVGVRDDVYVTNTLFRLDRRTGFGFLREAINPAGDKLRRESALIQFPN; encoded by the coding sequence ATGAGCGGCGAAAAACTGTTCGGCGCGCCCCAGCGCGGACCGGTCGGCAACAGTGACCACGAAGGCCTGAAACTGGTGTTGCATCGCTACATCATCGACGCCATCGAGGAGTCCGGGAAAAACCTGCTGGAAGGCTCGCGACCCGTGCTGTCGCAGTTCGTGACCGACAAGGTCGCCGAGTACATCGCCCGCCTGCACCTGGCGATATCGCGCTATGAAATGGAACGCCTGGCCGAAGAAATCGTCGACGAACTCACCGGTTTCGGTCCGCTCGAAGTCCTGTTGCGCGACCCGGCGGTGACCGAGATTCTGGTCAACGGTCCACACCGGGTCTTCATCGAACGCGAAGGCGTGCTGCATCAAAGTGACCTGCGTTTTATCGACGCCCACCACGTTGAACGGGTGATGCAACGGATCCTCGCGCCACTCGGGCGACGGCTCGATGAGTCCTCACCGATGGTCGATGCGCGGCTGCCTGATGGCAGTCGGGTCAACGCGATCATTCCGCCGATTGCCCTCGATGGCCCGTGCCTGTCGATTCGTAAATTTCGCAAGGACATGCTCAAGAGCAATGACCTGATGGCCATGCAGACCATCGATCAGGCGATCTTCGATTTCTTTCAGGACGCCGTGGGCAAGCGCTGCAACATCCTGATCAGCGGCGGCACCGGCACCGGCAAAACCACATTGCTGAACATTCTCAGCCAGTTGATCAACCCTCACGAGCGTCTGGTCACGATCGAAGACGTCGCGGAATTGCAGTTGGGCCATCCCCATGTGGTTCGCCTGGAAACCCGTCCGCCGAATGCCGAAGGCCACGGCGAAGTGAAGTCCAGCGACTTGATCCGCAACGCCCTGCGCATGCGCCCGGATCGGATCATTCTCGGCGAGATTCGCGGCGTCGAAGTGCTCGATGTGCTCACCGCGATGAACACCGGCCACGACGGTTCCATGAGCACCGTGCACGCGAACAACGCCCAGGATGCCCTGTTGCGCCTGGAGACCCTGGTGGGCCTGACCGGCCGGACCATCGCCGAGCGCACCCTGCGCCAGATGATCTGCGCGGCACTGGATGTGGTAATCCAGTTGACCCGTCTGCCCGATGGCCGGCGCTGTGTCAGTGAGGTGGTGGAGGTGGTCGGCGTGCGCGACGACGTCTACGTGACCAACACGTTATTCCGCCTCGACCGGCGTACCGGTTTCGGCTTTCTGCGCGAGGCGATCAACCCCGCCGGCGACAAATTGCGCCGCGAGTCGGCGCTCATTCAGTTTCCGAACTGA
- a CDS encoding type II secretion system F family protein, with protein MLKVLLLILVCLTLLGLSARMFQRGLRQTATERVIGRLTQGQPQLLVQKSSWVGLERAFLRAGLGRPTERLGVWLLLWALGIVIGFALGGWPGLLVLLAVPPLLLRLYVGWRYQRRLKRMIEQLPQLLDHTVRSLKSGRTLADAVLGGIDAAEDPLKNAMSRVRRNVQLGVSLPDAASDFAELYEQEEFRLFALGLKVNHRYGGNASELLENLIKMIRERDQAARQLSAMTGETRVTAIVLAGLPISLAGYFLLSNPQYLLAMWHDGSGQIMLATAFGLQVVGCLALWRMLRSL; from the coding sequence ATGCTCAAGGTGCTGCTGCTCATCCTGGTGTGCCTGACGCTGCTCGGGTTATCGGCGCGGATGTTCCAGCGCGGATTACGCCAGACCGCCACCGAAAGGGTCATCGGTCGCCTGACCCAGGGGCAGCCGCAATTGCTGGTGCAAAAGTCGTCGTGGGTCGGCCTGGAGCGGGCCTTTCTGCGCGCCGGCCTCGGACGCCCCACCGAACGCCTCGGCGTGTGGTTGCTGCTGTGGGCGCTGGGTATCGTGATCGGTTTTGCGCTGGGTGGCTGGCCCGGCCTTTTGGTGTTGCTGGCGGTGCCGCCGTTGCTCCTGCGGCTGTACGTCGGTTGGCGTTACCAGCGCCGGCTCAAGCGCATGATCGAACAATTGCCGCAGTTGCTCGACCATACCGTGCGCAGCCTGAAATCCGGACGCACCCTGGCCGATGCCGTGCTCGGTGGTATCGATGCCGCCGAAGACCCGTTGAAAAACGCCATGAGCCGGGTCCGGCGTAACGTGCAGTTGGGAGTCAGCCTGCCGGATGCCGCGTCAGACTTCGCCGAGCTGTATGAGCAGGAGGAGTTTCGCCTGTTCGCGCTGGGGCTGAAGGTCAATCACCGCTACGGCGGCAACGCCAGCGAGCTGCTGGAAAACCTGATCAAGATGATTCGCGAACGTGACCAGGCCGCGCGTCAGCTCAGCGCCATGACCGGTGAAACCCGCGTCACCGCGATCGTCCTCGCCGGGTTGCCGATCAGCCTTGCCGGTTACTTCCTGTTGTCCAACCCGCAATACCTGCTCGCCATGTGGCACGACGGTTCGGGGCAGATCATGCTCGCCACCGCGTTCGGTTTGCAGGTGGTGGGTTGCCTGGCGCTGTGGCGCATGTTGCGCAGCCTATGA